The Metabacillus sediminilitoris genome window below encodes:
- a CDS encoding PH domain-containing protein: protein MMFEPKRIHPVGVILSFIRIIKSYIIPVVLFYFLGNYDQFEFLFIICITVIFLLIVIISFLDWWKFTYWLEEGELRIENGVFIKKKRYIPIERIQTINISAGIVQQIFRLVKVQVETAGGGMEAEAVLTAIKQHEAERIQKAIAVYKQESSEPSDVPLVETSEIPTYKIKPKDLLVAASTSSGIGVVLSAIAAFLSQFDEIIPYEEIIHQFEYLENASLTIYAVLIFIAFFIAWVLSVIGVLLKYAYFTLVKEGEELKVSRGIFEKHQVSIPISRIQAIRIVQNPLRQLLGYVTVYIESAGSSVADEGSSMILFPIVPKKEVAPLLSQYLPLFSSDDELHRLPKRSMIKYVSRKVIPLAILCIPAIYFLAPWGFLSLLLLPIGAYWGYSSYKNSGWHLRGHQLQMQFRIFSKTSVLVYRNRIQSMKCKTSYFQKKQSLRTFQISIKSGIGGKQFTVKDIELYDLEHLVGWYSYSRRNDH, encoded by the coding sequence ATGATGTTTGAACCGAAGCGAATACATCCTGTAGGAGTCATTTTAAGTTTTATTCGAATTATTAAATCTTATATCATTCCGGTTGTTCTTTTCTATTTTTTAGGAAATTACGATCAATTTGAATTCCTTTTTATTATTTGTATAACGGTCATTTTTCTCCTAATTGTTATTATTAGTTTTTTAGATTGGTGGAAATTTACTTATTGGTTGGAGGAAGGCGAACTTAGGATCGAGAATGGTGTGTTTATTAAGAAAAAACGCTATATACCCATTGAGCGAATTCAGACGATTAACATAAGTGCAGGTATCGTTCAACAAATTTTCCGCTTAGTAAAGGTTCAGGTTGAAACAGCAGGAGGAGGAATGGAGGCTGAAGCTGTTTTAACAGCGATTAAACAACATGAAGCTGAAAGAATTCAAAAAGCAATTGCCGTTTATAAGCAAGAATCCTCTGAACCAAGTGATGTTCCACTTGTTGAAACGTCGGAAATTCCAACTTACAAGATAAAGCCTAAAGATTTGCTTGTTGCTGCATCAACCTCTAGTGGAATAGGGGTGGTCTTATCAGCTATTGCTGCCTTTTTATCACAATTTGATGAGATTATCCCATATGAAGAAATCATCCATCAATTTGAATATTTAGAAAATGCAAGTCTCACCATTTATGCTGTACTTATCTTTATTGCCTTTTTTATTGCATGGGTTTTAAGTGTTATTGGGGTTCTCTTAAAATATGCTTATTTTACTCTCGTAAAAGAAGGGGAAGAACTAAAAGTATCAAGAGGGATTTTTGAAAAACATCAAGTATCTATTCCTATTTCACGAATTCAAGCGATTAGGATTGTTCAAAATCCATTGCGACAGCTATTGGGGTATGTAACAGTTTATATTGAAAGTGCAGGAAGCAGTGTTGCGGATGAGGGATCTTCCATGATTCTCTTTCCGATTGTCCCCAAAAAAGAGGTTGCGCCACTCTTATCTCAATATTTACCTTTATTTAGCAGTGATGATGAATTACATCGTTTACCGAAAAGGTCGATGATAAAATATGTATCTAGAAAAGTAATTCCATTGGCTATTTTATGCATCCCAGCTATTTATTTTTTAGCTCCTTGGGGATTTCTTTCGTTGCTCTTACTGCCAATTGGGGCATATTGGGGTTATTCTTCTTATAAAAACTCAGGTTGGCACTTAAGGGGTCATCAGCTGCAGATGCAATTTCGGATATTCTCAAAGACATCGGTTCTGGTTTACCGAAATAGAATTCAATCGATGAAATGCAAGACCTCATATTTTCAAAAGAAGCAATCATTAAGAACATTTCAAATCTCTATAAAATCAGGAATTGGCGGTAAACAATTTACTGTTAAAGATATCGAACTTTATGATCTCGAGCATTTAGTTGGTTGGTACTCCTATTCAAGACGAAATGATCATTAA
- a CDS encoding rhomboid family intramembrane serine protease — translation MFTRRESFRTFLQLYPVVSILVCIHILFWLLVQLPIPAVQIFFSLLDGYNAGIASGEYWRLVTPIFLHVSFGHLFFNSLSLILFAPALEKMLNRPKFILFYLCTGIIADIATFLFEPSNYSHIGASGAIFGLFGAYLFIVYFRRGTIDQANSQLIISILVIGLIMTFFNPNINIVAHIFGLIGGLAIAPLFIRKQQQFVHQTYYTPSPPSRGTLKKLKLYHAFWIIFILLIVIGLIFRFG, via the coding sequence ATGTTTACTAGAAGAGAAAGCTTTCGAACATTTCTTCAATTATATCCAGTTGTATCAATTCTTGTTTGTATTCACATCTTATTTTGGTTACTAGTCCAACTTCCCATTCCTGCTGTTCAAATTTTCTTCAGTTTATTAGATGGCTATAATGCAGGTATTGCAAGTGGAGAATATTGGCGGCTTGTAACACCTATTTTTTTGCACGTCAGCTTTGGTCACCTTTTTTTTAACTCACTCTCACTAATTTTGTTTGCTCCCGCACTCGAAAAAATGCTAAACAGACCCAAATTTATTTTATTCTATTTATGTACAGGCATCATCGCGGATATCGCTACCTTTCTCTTTGAACCTTCAAACTATTCTCATATAGGTGCTTCAGGAGCGATTTTCGGATTATTTGGCGCCTATCTCTTCATCGTATATTTTAGAAGGGGAACGATTGACCAAGCAAATTCACAACTGATTATCAGCATTTTAGTGATTGGACTCATCATGACCTTTTTCAACCCTAACATTAACATTGTTGCTCATATTTTTGGATTAATCGGAGGCCTTGCCATCGCACCTCTCTTTATAAGAAAACAACAACAATTTGTTCATCAAACATATTACACTCCTAGTCCTCCTTCTAGAGGTACGCTAAAAAAATTAAAGCTATATCATGCTTTCTGGATCATTTTCATTTTATTAATCGTAATTGGCTTAATCTTTAGATTTGGGTAA
- the acpS gene encoding holo-ACP synthase has protein sequence MIVGIGLDIIELDRIRRIVESQPGFIKRILTISEIEKFTTLSKERKVEFLAGRFAAKEAFSKALGTGIGEEISFHDIEVLNDEKGKPNIQLLKEFPITYNIHVSITHTRQNAAAQVILEK, from the coding sequence ATGATAGTAGGAATTGGTTTAGATATTATTGAACTTGATCGAATTAGAAGAATCGTTGAGAGTCAACCGGGATTTATTAAACGTATATTAACAATAAGTGAAATTGAAAAATTTACAACCTTATCTAAGGAAAGAAAAGTTGAATTTTTAGCAGGACGTTTTGCTGCAAAAGAGGCATTTTCTAAGGCGTTAGGTACAGGAATAGGGGAAGAAATCAGCTTTCACGATATTGAAGTTTTAAATGATGAAAAGGGAAAACCGAATATTCAACTACTCAAAGAATTTCCTATTACATATAACATTCATGTTTCTATTACACATACTCGTCAAAATGCAGCAGCACAGGTGATTTTAGAGAAATAG
- a CDS encoding LolA family protein, with protein sequence MKKSWVLLLVGLLTVLMLAGCGEKSQADVVQALEKKIDEMSGYKAKGKMTLQTGSEPQEYEIEIWHKGPTYYRVNLKNSQKEQSQMILRNDEGVFVLTPALNKSFRFQSDWPQNSSQAYLHESLVKDILNDPEAKFKVAENKYVFETKTNYQNNKMLPTQEITFNKKDLSPSMVKVMDTDRNPLVVVEFTSFEFNASFDDNSFDVEKNMSSAQIEVPTMASGDREPFAVKYPLEQPNGVELVEEKEMNTENGKRVILTFGGEKSFTLIQENAEIATPASASTSTFVNGHPADLGFTIGAMSENTLTWSHDGVDYMLASEDLTEEEMLMVAKSVQGQAAK encoded by the coding sequence TTGAAAAAAAGCTGGGTGTTACTTTTAGTAGGGCTTTTAACAGTACTCATGCTTGCAGGATGTGGAGAAAAATCTCAGGCAGATGTAGTTCAAGCGTTAGAAAAGAAGATTGATGAGATGTCGGGGTATAAGGCCAAAGGGAAGATGACGCTTCAAACTGGCAGTGAGCCTCAAGAGTATGAAATTGAAATTTGGCACAAAGGACCTACGTATTACAGGGTTAATCTTAAAAACTCCCAAAAAGAACAAAGCCAAATGATTTTACGTAATGATGAGGGAGTGTTTGTGTTAACTCCAGCACTTAACAAAAGCTTCCGTTTCCAAAGTGACTGGCCGCAAAATAGTAGTCAAGCTTACCTTCATGAATCATTGGTGAAAGACATATTAAATGATCCAGAGGCGAAGTTTAAGGTAGCCGAAAATAAATACGTTTTTGAAACAAAAACAAATTATCAAAATAATAAAATGTTGCCTACTCAAGAGATAACTTTTAATAAAAAGGATTTATCACCTTCTATGGTTAAGGTAATGGATACAGACCGTAATCCACTTGTTGTTGTTGAATTTACAAGCTTTGAATTTAATGCTTCATTTGATGATAATTCATTCGATGTGGAAAAAAATATGTCAAGTGCTCAAATTGAGGTACCAACAATGGCTTCAGGTGACCGTGAACCATTTGCGGTTAAATATCCGCTGGAACAACCTAATGGTGTTGAGTTAGTAGAGGAAAAAGAAATGAATACTGAAAATGGAAAGCGTGTCATTCTAACATTTGGCGGAGAAAAATCCTTTACTTTAATTCAGGAAAATGCAGAGATTGCCACACCTGCATCTGCATCAACTTCAACATTTGTAAATGGCCACCCGGCAGATCTTGGGTTTACAATTGGAGCGATGTCTGAAAATACTTTAACTTGGTCACATGACGGTGTTGACTATATGCTTGCTTCCGAAGATTTGACAGAAGAAGAAATGCTTATGGTTGCCAAATCTGTTCAAGGCCAAGCTGCTAAATAA
- the alr gene encoding alanine racemase — protein sequence MQHDFYRDTWVEVNLDAISHNVKSMKHHIGEDTEIIAVVKANGYGHGALKVAESALTSGATMLAVAFLDEAIALRHSGIEAPILILGATRAADAQLAITYNITLTVFSLDWLNEAKQYIEAGELQLHVKLDTGMSRLGVRESEDLATIFNFVKESSEFTITGIFTHFATADEKDLHYFHAQYEKFQELLRAVSHQGLLVHCGNSATGLRFPGKLYNAVRLGISMYGLSPSAEIKNELPFILEEAFSLHAKLVHVKRIPKGTKVSYGATYEAEEDEWIGTIPIGYADGWIRSLRDSDVLIEGRRAPLVGRICMDQCMVRLPYEIPVGTTVTFIGKQHNERISVDEVAKRLNTINYEVTCMISSRVPRKFVRDKKIIELSNPLLSNVSKES from the coding sequence ATGCAGCATGATTTTTATCGTGATACTTGGGTGGAAGTTAATTTAGATGCCATTTCACATAATGTAAAATCAATGAAACATCATATTGGAGAAGATACTGAAATTATTGCAGTTGTAAAAGCAAATGGCTATGGTCATGGAGCTTTAAAGGTTGCAGAATCTGCGCTTACTTCAGGTGCGACAATGTTAGCTGTCGCGTTTTTAGATGAAGCAATAGCGCTGAGACATTCGGGGATTGAAGCACCGATATTAATTTTAGGAGCTACAAGAGCAGCAGATGCCCAATTGGCTATTACGTATAATATTACGTTAACCGTCTTTTCATTAGATTGGCTAAATGAAGCTAAACAATATATTGAAGCAGGAGAACTTCAACTACATGTAAAGCTTGATACCGGAATGAGTCGATTAGGAGTTAGAGAATCAGAAGACCTTGCAACCATATTTAATTTTGTTAAAGAATCTTCAGAGTTCACTATTACAGGTATCTTTACACATTTTGCAACAGCAGATGAAAAGGATTTACATTATTTTCATGCCCAATATGAAAAGTTTCAGGAGTTACTACGTGCTGTTTCACATCAAGGTTTGCTTGTTCATTGTGGGAATAGCGCTACAGGGCTTCGTTTTCCTGGTAAGTTGTATAATGCTGTGAGACTTGGGATCTCAATGTACGGTTTATCACCTTCTGCTGAAATAAAGAATGAGTTACCTTTTATTCTTGAAGAGGCTTTTTCTTTACATGCGAAGTTAGTCCATGTTAAAAGGATTCCCAAAGGTACAAAGGTTAGCTATGGAGCAACATATGAGGCAGAAGAAGATGAATGGATTGGAACAATTCCAATTGGATATGCGGATGGCTGGATAAGGAGCTTGAGGGATTCAGATGTGTTAATTGAAGGTAGACGTGCACCATTGGTCGGAAGAATTTGCATGGATCAATGTATGGTGAGACTTCCTTACGAAATTCCTGTAGGAACAACAGTTACGTTCATAGGTAAACAGCATAATGAAAGAATATCTGTTGATGAAGTTGCAAAGCGACTTAATACAATTAATTATGAGGTTACCTGTATGATCTCTTCACGTGTTCCTCGTAAGTTTGTGAGAGACAAGAAGATCATTGAATTGAGCAATCCTCTTTTATCTAATGTATCCAAAGAAAGTTAA
- a CDS encoding CopG family ribbon-helix-helix protein — protein sequence MSESSATTEILIQLPQALVSELDGLVKQENGNRNELIYQATKMYIRERKMRQIRESMRRGYMEMAKINLNIASEAFLAESEADHTVERLVSGG from the coding sequence GTGTCTGAATCCAGCGCAACAACAGAAATCTTAATTCAGTTACCTCAAGCATTAGTATCAGAATTGGATGGACTTGTAAAACAGGAGAATGGGAACAGAAACGAGCTTATTTATCAAGCAACGAAGATGTATATTCGTGAGCGTAAAATGCGCCAAATTCGCGAATCTATGAGACGTGGTTACATGGAGATGGCGAAAATTAATCTAAACATTGCATCTGAAGCATTTCTGGCAGAATCTGAGGCTGACCATACCGTTGAACGCTTAGTAAGCGGGGGTTAA
- the ndoA gene encoding type II toxin-antitoxin system endoribonuclease NdoA, protein MIVKRGDVYFADLSPVVGSEQGGVRPVLIIQNDIGNRFSPTVIIAAITAQIQKAKLPTHVEIDAKRYGFERDSVILLEQIRTIDKQRLTDKITHLDDEMMDKVDEALQISLGLIDF, encoded by the coding sequence TTGATTGTTAAACGAGGCGACGTTTATTTTGCTGATCTTTCCCCTGTAGTAGGTTCTGAGCAAGGTGGCGTACGTCCGGTATTAATTATACAGAATGATATTGGAAACCGCTTTAGTCCTACAGTAATTATAGCGGCAATTACAGCCCAAATTCAAAAAGCGAAGTTGCCAACTCATGTTGAGATTGATGCAAAGCGTTACGGGTTTGAAAGGGATTCTGTTATCCTTCTTGAACAGATTCGAACGATTGATAAGCAAAGGCTGACTGATAAAATTACCCATCTTGATGATGAGATGATGGATAAAGTAGATGAAGCCTTGCAAATAAGCTTAGGACTTATTGATTTTTAG
- a CDS encoding STAS domain-containing protein, with protein MTQVSNPFLRFIEMNRDELLDKWTEKMKELDNERVSSVISDQVYYNICNDFIVILHQKFRRPEDDLISKINEFSIKIVQLGWSLKLILAGLSELNKIIFEMMTVDKTEEEKMSLVWEFDKLISPITSEVLHQYASSWERTVSLQKIALQELSAPLIPVFDNITVMPLVGTIDTERAKSIMENLLQGVVKHRAEVVLIDITGVPVVDTMVAHHIIQASEAVRLVGAKCLLVGIRPEIAQTIVNLGIDLSQLTTKNSLQKGIEYALEMTDRQIVRLEE; from the coding sequence ATGACTCAAGTTTCTAATCCGTTTCTTAGATTTATAGAAATGAATCGTGATGAATTGTTGGACAAGTGGACTGAAAAGATGAAAGAACTTGATAATGAAAGAGTTTCATCTGTTATATCTGATCAAGTTTATTATAATATATGTAATGATTTTATTGTGATTTTACACCAAAAATTTAGACGACCTGAAGATGATCTCATAAGTAAAATAAATGAATTTTCTATAAAAATAGTCCAATTAGGGTGGTCTTTGAAATTAATCCTAGCTGGATTAAGTGAACTAAACAAAATAATTTTTGAAATGATGACAGTAGATAAGACTGAAGAAGAGAAAATGTCGCTTGTTTGGGAATTTGATAAATTGATTTCTCCTATTACGAGCGAGGTGCTTCATCAGTACGCATCCTCATGGGAAAGAACTGTTTCTCTTCAAAAAATTGCACTTCAGGAATTATCAGCCCCATTAATTCCGGTATTTGATAATATTACAGTCATGCCGCTAGTTGGTACAATTGATACGGAGAGAGCAAAAAGTATAATGGAGAATCTTCTGCAAGGTGTTGTGAAACATCGTGCTGAAGTCGTTTTAATTGATATTACGGGAGTACCAGTAGTTGATACAATGGTGGCCCATCATATCATACAAGCATCAGAAGCTGTTCGTCTTGTAGGTGCGAAATGCTTGCTTGTCGGAATAAGACCCGAAATCGCTCAAACAATCGTAAATCTTGGGATAGATTTAAGTCAGCTTACAACAAAAAATAGTTTACAAAAAGGGATAGAGTATGCCCTTGAAATGACAGATCGCCAAATTGTTAGGTTGGAGGAATAA
- a CDS encoding STAS domain-containing protein, with protein sequence MIARIPILKLRNCLLVSIQWELDDQTALQFQEDLLQKIYETGANGVVIDLTSIDVIDSFIAKVLGDVINMSRLMGAKVVLTGIQPAVAITLIELGIQLEDVQTALDLEKGLETLQRELGE encoded by the coding sequence ATGATTGCTAGAATACCAATTTTGAAGTTGCGTAATTGTTTGCTTGTATCGATTCAATGGGAACTAGATGATCAAACTGCACTTCAATTTCAAGAAGATTTACTGCAAAAAATATATGAAACTGGTGCCAATGGTGTTGTGATCGATTTAACATCTATTGATGTGATTGATTCATTCATAGCAAAAGTACTTGGCGATGTTATTAATATGTCTAGGCTTATGGGTGCAAAAGTTGTGTTAACAGGCATTCAACCTGCTGTAGCCATTACATTAATTGAATTAGGTATTCAGCTTGAGGATGTTCAGACTGCCCTAGATTTAGAAAAAGGGCTTGAAACTTTACAACGGGAGTTGGGGGAGTGA
- a CDS encoding anti-sigma regulatory factor, which yields MENQSCVKIVTEWDIVAARQLGRNVAKELGFGTVDQARITTAISELARNIYLYAGHGEMWIERISDLGKKGLKITAIDKGPGIPDIRKVMEDGFSTSGGLGAGLPGVKRLMDDFDITSSVGEGTDIQAVKWLR from the coding sequence ATGGAGAACCAATCCTGTGTTAAAATTGTCACCGAATGGGACATTGTTGCAGCACGACAGCTAGGTCGGAATGTTGCAAAAGAGCTTGGGTTTGGAACAGTTGATCAAGCGAGAATTACAACTGCTATTTCTGAACTTGCTCGGAATATCTATTTATATGCAGGGCATGGTGAAATGTGGATTGAGCGCATCAGTGACCTTGGCAAAAAAGGTTTAAAAATTACAGCCATTGATAAAGGACCCGGAATACCAGATATCCGTAAAGTCATGGAAGATGGGTTTTCGACATCAGGTGGATTAGGTGCTGGTTTGCCGGGAGTCAAACGCTTAATGGATGATTTTGATATAACATCCTCGGTAGGAGAAGGAACAGATATTCAGGCGGTGAAATGGCTTCGGTAG
- a CDS encoding PP2C family protein-serine/threonine phosphatase has translation MDYRDFLETKYRELLRNYINEPTEIALYQGQKFSRKTIEHQVPPEEIVSTHRKILHELFPEIQNEVLSSFDFLLEVMMGYGLAYQEHQSLRDQQIEIKSEIQIAANVQQTLLETSIPNVDSLDIGAISVPAKQMNGDYHHFVEDEQGISIAVADVIGKGIPAALCMSMIKYAMDSFPESRRNPNQILENLNRVVERNVDPSMFITMFYGIYNTKQHVFTFASAGHEPGFYYHSISDTFEDMTAKGLVLGIDRNVKYEKYEKPVLPGDMIVLLSDGVTESRTDEGFVERSVITDFIRRYKDLPSQQIVEKIYRNFEKMQDFQLRDDFTLIILKRMV, from the coding sequence ATGGATTATCGTGATTTTTTAGAAACGAAATATCGAGAGTTATTAAGAAATTACATAAATGAACCAACCGAAATTGCGCTGTATCAAGGGCAAAAGTTTAGTCGGAAAACGATCGAGCACCAAGTTCCACCAGAGGAGATCGTGAGTACACATCGGAAAATTTTGCATGAGCTTTTCCCAGAAATTCAGAATGAGGTTTTATCATCGTTTGATTTCTTACTTGAAGTGATGATGGGCTACGGACTTGCATATCAAGAACATCAAAGCTTGCGTGATCAGCAAATTGAGATTAAATCTGAAATACAAATTGCTGCAAATGTTCAACAAACATTGTTAGAGACGTCAATTCCAAATGTTGATTCATTGGATATTGGAGCAATTAGTGTTCCCGCTAAACAAATGAACGGTGATTATCATCATTTTGTTGAGGATGAACAAGGGATTAGTATCGCTGTTGCTGATGTAATCGGGAAAGGGATTCCTGCTGCACTTTGTATGTCCATGATAAAATATGCAATGGATAGTTTTCCTGAATCCCGAAGAAATCCTAATCAAATTTTAGAAAATTTAAATAGAGTTGTTGAACGTAATGTAGATCCAAGTATGTTTATAACAATGTTTTATGGCATATATAACACGAAGCAACATGTATTTACATTTGCTTCTGCTGGCCATGAACCTGGTTTTTATTATCATTCTATTTCAGATACATTTGAAGACATGACTGCAAAGGGTCTTGTTTTAGGGATAGATAGAAATGTGAAATATGAGAAATATGAAAAACCTGTTCTGCCTGGTGATATGATTGTTCTTCTATCAGATGGTGTAACGGAATCACGGACAGATGAAGGGTTTGTTGAGAGATCTGTTATTACCGATTTTATACGCCGATACAAAGACCTTCCGTCACAACAAATTGTTGAAAAGATTTATCGGAATTTTGAAAAAATGCAGGATTTCCAATTAAGGGATGATTTTACGTTAATAATTCTTAAAAGAATGGTTTAA
- a CDS encoding anti-sigma factor antagonist translates to MNVKVDIDKQIDKTIVSVAGEIDAYTAPKLREALTPLTNESKPNIIVNLKNVSYMDSTGLGVFVGLLKAVRSEGGQLKLVELTDRLERLFSITGLSDIIDISTKSEGGVQ, encoded by the coding sequence ATGAATGTAAAGGTTGATATAGATAAACAAATTGACAAGACGATTGTTTCTGTTGCAGGGGAAATTGATGCATACACAGCTCCGAAGTTAAGGGAAGCATTAACACCATTAACTAATGAGTCTAAACCTAATATAATTGTTAATTTGAAAAATGTGTCCTATATGGATAGTACTGGTCTAGGTGTTTTTGTTGGTTTGTTAAAGGCAGTAAGAAGTGAGGGTGGTCAACTCAAGCTTGTAGAACTAACAGACCGTTTGGAACGTTTGTTTAGTATTACTGGGCTAAGTGACATCATTGATATTTCTACAAAGTCAGAGGGTGGGGTACAATGA
- the rsbW gene encoding anti-sigma B factor RsbW, whose product MKELVDYIEMKIPAKPEYVGIIRLTLSGIASRMGYSYEIIEDLKIATSEACTNAVQHAYKQNEGGEVVVGFGLYSDRLEVMIADNGKSFDFEKTKKELGPYSASSQVDQLPEGGLGLYLMETLMDEVRVLVNSGVTVFMIKYLSEERIDHGTTISNYEAN is encoded by the coding sequence ATGAAAGAATTAGTAGATTATATAGAAATGAAGATTCCGGCTAAACCAGAATACGTAGGAATTATAAGATTAACGTTATCTGGCATTGCAAGTAGAATGGGATATTCATATGAGATAATAGAAGATTTGAAAATTGCCACTAGTGAAGCTTGTACCAACGCTGTGCAACACGCTTATAAACAAAATGAAGGCGGTGAAGTTGTTGTTGGGTTCGGTCTTTATTCTGACCGCTTAGAGGTGATGATTGCTGATAACGGAAAGAGCTTTGATTTTGAAAAGACAAAAAAAGAACTTGGTCCTTATTCAGCTTCAAGTCAAGTAGACCAGCTTCCAGAAGGAGGGTTAGGTCTCTATTTGATGGAAACGCTCATGGATGAAGTCCGTGTACTTGTTAACTCAGGGGTTACGGTCTTCATGATTAAGTATTTAAGCGAGGAGCGAATAGATCATGGCACAACCATCTCAAACTATGAAGCTAACTAA
- the sigB gene encoding RNA polymerase sigma factor SigB: MAQPSQTMKLTKEEVYELIIDFQQTENKHSQLALVEHYTGLVQSLAKKYSKGKSFHEDLKQVGMIGLLGAIRRYDPTIGKPFEAFAIPTIIGEIKRFLRDKTWSVHVPRRIKELGPKIKVAVDALTNENQRSPKVQEIADYIGVTEEEVLETMEMGKSYQALSVDHAIEADSEGSTVTLLDIIGSQDQGYEKVNQKLMLQSVLHVLTDREKEIIACTFSKNMSQKETGEQLGISQMHVSRLQRRAIQKLKEALLNDMPPELNR, from the coding sequence ATGGCACAACCATCTCAAACTATGAAGCTAACTAAAGAAGAAGTTTATGAGTTGATTATTGACTTCCAACAAACTGAGAATAAACATTCACAATTAGCACTAGTAGAGCATTATACAGGTCTAGTTCAATCATTGGCTAAAAAGTACTCGAAAGGTAAAAGTTTCCACGAAGACCTTAAACAGGTTGGAATGATTGGGTTATTAGGTGCAATAAGGAGATATGACCCAACAATCGGGAAACCGTTTGAAGCATTCGCTATTCCGACTATAATCGGTGAAATTAAGCGGTTTTTAAGAGACAAAACATGGAGTGTTCATGTTCCAAGACGGATAAAAGAATTAGGGCCTAAGATTAAGGTGGCCGTTGATGCACTAACAAATGAAAATCAAAGGTCGCCTAAAGTACAAGAGATAGCAGATTATATAGGTGTGACAGAAGAAGAAGTATTAGAAACAATGGAAATGGGTAAAAGCTATCAGGCTTTATCTGTTGACCATGCGATAGAAGCTGATTCGGAAGGAAGTACTGTCACCCTGCTTGATATTATAGGCTCGCAAGATCAAGGATATGAAAAAGTGAATCAAAAGCTTATGCTGCAAAGTGTGCTGCATGTCCTAACAGACAGAGAAAAAGAGATTATTGCTTGTACGTTTAGTAAGAATATGAGTCAAAAAGAAACAGGTGAACAGCTAGGTATCTCACAAATGCATGTTTCAAGATTACAGCGAAGAGCGATTCAAAAGTTAAAAGAAGCACTTTTAAATGACATGCCGCCGGAGTTAAATAGATGA
- a CDS encoding PP2C family serine/threonine-protein phosphatase, producing the protein MIVRESNNYVHTLAFQLPKEGKICCGDSFYLKATEDYFICALADGLGSGEHANESSSAVSAIVEQMHGEDVELMMELCNQEMKDKRGATVSILKIDFKNRQFTYSSVGNIRFILCAPSGSFIYPLPLLGYLSGKPQKYRTQTFSYEKGSKFIIHSDGLLLPGIKSLLNKGQSVEDLSRNLESYTENRGDDLTYIVGQLF; encoded by the coding sequence ATGATTGTACGAGAATCTAACAACTATGTACATACTCTAGCATTTCAGTTACCTAAAGAAGGAAAAATTTGTTGTGGTGATAGTTTTTATTTAAAGGCAACAGAGGATTACTTTATTTGTGCTTTGGCGGATGGCTTAGGAAGTGGAGAACATGCGAATGAATCGTCTTCTGCTGTGAGTGCGATAGTTGAACAAATGCATGGTGAAGATGTCGAATTGATGATGGAACTATGCAATCAAGAAATGAAAGATAAACGTGGTGCCACGGTGTCTATTTTGAAAATTGATTTTAAAAATAGACAGTTCACGTATAGTTCAGTTGGAAATATCCGTTTTATACTCTGTGCACCATCTGGATCGTTTATATATCCTCTTCCTTTATTAGGTTACCTTTCCGGAAAACCTCAAAAATACAGAACTCAAACCTTCTCGTATGAGAAAGGGTCTAAATTTATTATTCATTCAGACGGTTTATTATTACCAGGGATTAAATCATTATTAAACAAAGGTCAATCTGTAGAAGATTTATCAAGAAACTTAGAATCATACACAGAAAATCGAGGCGATGATTTAACATATATAGTCGGTCAACTATTTTAA